Within Acidobacteriota bacterium, the genomic segment ACCACATGAGCGGAGCCATCGTCGCGGGTGGGCTGCTCGTCGTCGCGATGGCACGGCACAGTCTGGCATCAATGGACACGGATCCGGCTGAGGCGAGATTCAGCCGCACATGCGCCTGGTTGACCGCTGGTTGTCTCGTGCTGCTGGCGCTGCCAACGCCCTACGCCCTGTTTGAGGCCAACCCGAAACTGTGGACGTTCGGTCAGCGTGCGTTCGTGCAATGGGCCAAGCCTCTGCCCACGCTTGGCTTGTTCATCGCTGGCCTGGTGTGGCTCGCCCGGGAAGGGCTCGGCCGACCGTCGTGGACCGACTCATCGCGTCAGGTGGGACGCCCCTGACGTCTGATCAGAACGGCCTCAATGACGATGGCCGCTACCGGGACCGAGACGCCGGCAAACAACCAGACTGGGTTCGCGCGGAGGGGTACGAGGGCTACCCACGCTGCGACGGCGATCACGCCGTACCGGGTCACGTACTTCGTCAGCGTCCACGCCGCACCGGCAAGCCCCGGTCTGCCCGCCTCGTCTTTTCGTGCTTCAACGTTTAGCGCTTTGCTCGCCCGGGCATCGACGCTTTGCCGGATCACGCGATAGCTGAATGCCATCACACCTGTGCCGGCCAGTACGCCGAGTGCGCCTTCCGGCCGGCCGCGGTCCAGTACAAGCGCTGCGATCGCCACGACAGCGGCGATCCCTGCCGAGTTTCGAAGGATTCGCCGAAGCGTCGGATCGTGTTCCTGGTGTGCAGGCACGGTGGGTCCTAGGAACCAGCTCCGCGGTCCTCATCGGCGGGTGTGTCGACATCACCGACGATGGGCGGCGCTGCTGGCATGTTGGCTCCATCCGCCGGCGCGCGTGGCGGATTCCCTCGCGGATACGACTGGGACACGATTCGGTACACGTTGACGATCCCGGCAGCCAGCCCGAGAAAGAAGAAAACGAGCGTCAGAAGCGGCGCAGTGCCGAGCCATCGGTCGAGCCTGTCGCCAATCCAGAACCCCATGACCAGCGCTAGCACGAACGCCAGCCCGACGGTACTGAGCGCGCCGGCTGCGC encodes:
- a CDS encoding ATP synthase subunit I — translated: MPAHQEHDPTLRRILRNSAGIAAVVAIAALVLDRGRPEGALGVLAGTGVMAFSYRVIRQSVDARASKALNVEARKDEAGRPGLAGAAWTLTKYVTRYGVIAVAAWVALVPLRANPVWLFAGVSVPVAAIVIEAVLIRRQGRPT
- a CDS encoding AtpZ/AtpI family protein encodes the protein MAFRSTKTSGEALRAAGALSTVGLAFVLALVMGFWIGDRLDRWLGTAPLLTLVFFFLGLAAGIVNVYRIVSQSYPRGNPPRAPADGANMPAAPPIVGDVDTPADEDRGAGS